A part of Miscanthus floridulus cultivar M001 chromosome 6, ASM1932011v1, whole genome shotgun sequence genomic DNA contains:
- the LOC136457219 gene encoding probable NAD kinase 1, with protein sequence MSLDELADKEPSSSEEVQLAPSDSKFRSLGPAPIPIPAPPSIRSLVDSVSDERVNIDVVASHQSENGSISTASSTVSLESEKAAYEFLAQTPVRSTDAHLVEFSEAMRTVAKALRRVAEGKAAAQSEAAEWKRKYELETAHKQQSKIKGYNSCISNDLDKLASQLTLETPAPDQLGCCGKHGICAHEVLQDEVPGAIPRSNHKVVGRKASFKLSWGCNGDKNGQHKHDFVSFEKGDITTAERSNKQILLKWESPPQTVLFITKPNSNSVRVLCAEMVRWLREHKNINIFVEPRVKKEPLMEDSYYNFVQTWDDDEEIKMLRTKVDLIVTLGGDGTVLWAASLFKGPVPPVVAFALGSLGFMTPFPSEQYRELLDNVLNGPFSITLRNRIQCHVIRDAAKDEIVTEEPFLVLNEVTIDRGISSYLTNLEVYCDSSFVTCVQGDGLIISTTSGSTAYSLAAGGSMVHPQVPGILFTPICPHSLSFRPLILPEYVTLRVQVPCNSRGNVWASFDGKDRQQLSPGDALICSISPWPVPTACLVDSTTDFLRSIHEGLHWNLRKSQSFDGPRD encoded by the exons ATGTCGCTCGACGAGCTCGCCGACAAG GAGCCGTCGTCCTCCGAGGAAGTTCAGCTCGCGCCGTCGGATTCCAAGTTCCGGAGCCTCGGCCCTGCGCCGATTCCGATCCCAGCTCCTCCGAGCATCAGATCATTGGTCGACTCG GTTTCTGATGAGAGAGTAAATATAGATGTCGTGGCCTCACATCAAAGTGAAAATGGATCCATCTCTACAGCTAGCTCTACTGTTTCACTAGAATCAGAGAAGGCAGCATATGAATTTCTTGCTCAAACTCCTGTCAGGTCAACTGATGCACACCTTGTTGAGTTTTCAGAAGCTATGAGAA CTGTTGCAAAAGCCTTACGACGAGTGGCTGAAGGGAAGGCTGCTGCTCAATCAGAGGCAGCAGAGTGGAAACGTAAGTATGAACTAGAGACAGCGCACAAGCAGCAGAGTAAAATCAAAG GCTACAACAGTTGTATCAGTAATGACTTGGACAAACTGGCCAGCCAACTGACTCTGGAGACACCTGCACCTGATCAATTAGGATGTTGCGGTAAGCATGGTATATGTGCACACGAGGTTCTGCAGGACGAAGTTCCTGGAGCTATCCCAAGATCTAATCACAAGGTGGTGGGGAGAAAGGCATCATTTAAACTTTCATGGGGATGTAATGGGGATAAAAATGGTCAGCATAAGCATGATTTTGTGTCCTTTGAAAAAGGTGATATAACAACCGCAGAAAGGAGCAATAAGCAG ATCTTACTGAAATGGGAATCACCACCACAAACAGTGCTTTTCATAACCAAACCGAATTCCAACTCTGTGCGTGTTCTTTGTGCTGAAATGGTCAG ATGGCTTAGGGAGCATAAAAATATAAACATCTTTGTTGAACCACGTGTTAAAAAGGAACCTCTAATGGAGGATTCCTACTACAACTTCGTCCAAACATGGGATGATG ATGAGGAGATAAAGATGCTGCGTACGAAGGTTGATCTAATTGTAACTCTTGGCGGTGATGGAACTGTTCTGTGG GCTGCATCATTGTTCAAAGGACCAGTTCCTCCAGTTGTTGCATTTGCCCTGGGATCACTGGGCTTCATGACACCTTTCC CAAGCGAGCAATACCGTGAGTTGTTGGACAATGTGCTGAACGGGCCATTTAGCATCACGCTGAGAAACCGAATACAGTGTCATGTAATACGTGACGCGGCAAAGGATGAAATCGTGACTGAGGAACCATTCTTAGTGTTAAACGAAGTTACAATTGACCGAGGAATATCATCTTACCTTACCAACCTGGAAGTGTACTGTGACAGTTCTTTTGTTACTTGTGTACAAGGGGATGGACTCATCATATCGACTACATCTGGAAGTACAGCATATTCATTAGCAGCTGGAGGGTCCATGGTTCATCCTCAG GTCCCAGGGATCCTTTTCACCCCAATCTGTCCGCATTCCTTGTCATTCAGACCTTTGATTCTGCCTGAATACGTGACTCTGCGCGTTCAAGTGCCGTGCAACAGCAGGGGGAATGTCTGGGCATCCTTCGATGGCAAAGATCGTCAGCAGCT